A single window of Halosolutus gelatinilyticus DNA harbors:
- a CDS encoding thiolase family protein, with the protein MPDHDFDADVVLVDGARTPHGTLLGSLADVEPVELGRIALDGLLDRVAVDGGDVDWVSLGNAIQAGIGQVPGRQVVVESELPNEIHATTVNEASGSGLRAIALAVDRIAAGRADLAIAGGFESMTNAPWILPDYRKGRRYGDIEIKDSMLLDSLWDVNLDVHMGEITERMVDREGISREAQDEYALESHRRAAEAIEAGEFDAEIVPVETGRETVDTDQGPRPESTLEDLADLPTSFRDDGTITPGNASKLSDGAGAVLLADAEAAADRGLEPMARVVDYRVVYRDPDEFNEAVGDVVAELLDRNGLDVDDVDAYWINEAFAAQSVYVMDRLSISRERMNPAGGAIAFGHPIGASGGMLATSLAYQFRDDDAVDRGLVGMSVGGGGAIMALLEAV; encoded by the coding sequence ATGCCCGATCACGATTTCGACGCTGACGTCGTACTCGTCGACGGCGCACGAACGCCCCACGGAACGCTGCTCGGCTCGCTCGCCGACGTCGAGCCGGTCGAACTCGGCCGGATCGCCCTCGACGGCCTGCTCGATCGAGTCGCCGTAGACGGCGGAGACGTCGACTGGGTGAGCCTCGGGAACGCCATCCAGGCCGGCATCGGACAGGTTCCCGGCCGGCAGGTCGTCGTGGAGTCCGAACTGCCGAACGAGATCCACGCGACCACCGTCAACGAAGCGTCGGGATCGGGGCTGCGCGCGATCGCGCTCGCAGTCGATCGGATTGCGGCGGGGCGCGCCGACCTCGCGATCGCGGGCGGGTTCGAGTCGATGACGAACGCGCCGTGGATCCTGCCGGACTACCGGAAGGGACGGCGCTACGGCGATATCGAGATCAAGGATTCGATGCTGCTGGACTCGCTGTGGGACGTCAACCTCGACGTCCACATGGGCGAGATCACTGAACGGATGGTCGATCGCGAGGGGATCTCCCGGGAGGCCCAGGACGAGTACGCCCTCGAGAGTCACCGGCGGGCCGCCGAGGCGATCGAGGCCGGCGAGTTCGACGCGGAGATCGTTCCGGTCGAAACCGGCCGGGAGACCGTCGATACGGACCAGGGACCGCGGCCGGAGTCGACGCTCGAAGACCTGGCCGACCTCCCGACGTCGTTTCGCGACGACGGAACCATCACGCCGGGAAACGCCTCGAAACTCAGCGATGGCGCGGGTGCCGTGTTGCTCGCCGACGCCGAGGCCGCGGCCGATCGGGGCCTCGAGCCGATGGCGCGGGTCGTCGATTACCGCGTCGTCTACCGCGACCCCGACGAGTTCAATGAAGCCGTCGGCGACGTCGTGGCCGAGTTACTCGATCGCAACGGGCTTGACGTCGACGACGTCGACGCCTACTGGATCAACGAGGCGTTCGCCGCCCAGTCGGTGTACGTGATGGATCGGCTCAGTATCTCCCGCGAGCGGATGAACCCCGCCGGCGGCGCTATCGCCTTCGGCCACCCGATCGGGGCGTCCGGCGGCATGCTCGCGACCAGTCTGGCGTACCAGTTCCGAGACGACGACGCCGTCGATCGGGGCCTGGTCGGGATGAGCGTCGGCGGCGGCGGGGCGATCATGGCCCTGCTCGAGGCCGTCTGA